A window from Pirellulales bacterium encodes these proteins:
- a CDS encoding substrate-binding domain-containing protein, producing the protein MVVPSSSILAEPPVAVVDKYAETNGTTEVAKAYLEYLYTPAGQKIAAKHYYRPSEPEYVDPAVLKQFPELTLFSVNDVFGSWREANDKHFKEGGVFDSIYAPK; encoded by the coding sequence AAATGGTCGTTCCCTCAAGCAGTATTTTGGCCGAGCCGCCTGTCGCCGTTGTCGATAAGTATGCAGAAACGAACGGCACCACCGAAGTTGCGAAGGCCTACCTGGAATACCTGTATACTCCCGCCGGACAAAAGATTGCCGCCAAACATTACTACCGGCCGAGCGAACCTGAATATGTCGATCCCGCCGTTCTGAAGCAATTCCCGGAACTGACTCTTTTTTCGGTGAACGATGTATTCGGGAGCTGGCGCGAGGCAAACGACAAGCACTTCAAGGAAGGCGGCGTCTTCGATTCCATCTACGCTCCGAAATAG